One genomic window of Pontibacillus halophilus JSM 076056 = DSM 19796 includes the following:
- a CDS encoding DUF6944 family repetitive protein: MSRGGFKREGAWVQAVGTVLAAIGSTPTKKLPPQTLKDFNVIGNTLQATGNGLATIGKDPLKLGTVGNEVQAIGNTLVIAGLITNVDQRTKDILNTQGNLFQATGAGVGFADAWEQDPSISNVYLLIGNLLQVVGNGLQAIFGNEERTQVLDALGSWIQAVGAVLTALGEERDYLNTVRRRY, encoded by the coding sequence ATGAGTCGAGGAGGCTTTAAGAGAGAGGGGGCATGGGTTCAGGCGGTGGGGACAGTGCTGGCTGCAATTGGCAGCACTCCTACCAAGAAGCTACCTCCACAAACGTTAAAAGACTTTAACGTCATAGGAAATACGCTTCAAGCGACAGGAAACGGACTTGCAACGATTGGGAAGGACCCGCTCAAGCTTGGAACGGTGGGCAACGAAGTACAGGCTATCGGGAACACGCTCGTCATAGCGGGTCTGATTACGAACGTAGACCAACGGACGAAAGACATCCTCAACACCCAAGGCAATCTCTTTCAAGCAACAGGTGCTGGTGTTGGGTTCGCGGACGCATGGGAACAAGACCCAAGCATCTCAAACGTCTACCTCCTCATCGGCAATCTGTTACAAGTCGTCGGAAATGGACTGCAGGCCATCTTCGGCAATGAAGAACGGACGCAAGTTCTCGATGCATTAGGAAGCTGGATCCAGGCCGTTGGTGCAGTCTTAACGGCACTCGGGGAAGAGAGAGATTATCTTAACACTGTAAGGAGACGATATTAA
- a CDS encoding ABC transporter ATP-binding protein — translation MIESKNLSKTFQRDKVVQDVTFHVKKGSIYGLLGSNGAGKTTLMRILAGILRQDEGEVLIGDEPVYENVKMKGKMVFIPDSLYFFNQYTTDQLAKFYQDLYPNWNQQRYEKLAEMLKLDTNKKVSRFSKGMQRQVGFWLALSAMPDILILDEPFDGLDPVTRRTIKNLVVQDVADREMTVLISSHNLREVEDICDHVGILHKGSMLLQRDLDELKSDIHKVQVAFKGGMPEGLKDNLDVLHEETRGSVKLLIIRGEEEDVSTAIESYQPVLYDLLPLTLEEIFIYEMGGVGYAIDNILV, via the coding sequence ATGATTGAATCAAAGAATCTGTCGAAGACCTTTCAACGTGATAAAGTCGTCCAGGATGTGACGTTCCACGTTAAGAAGGGCTCTATATACGGACTGCTCGGTTCGAATGGAGCGGGGAAAACAACGCTTATGCGCATACTTGCCGGTATCTTGCGTCAGGACGAAGGAGAGGTTCTCATTGGAGATGAACCAGTCTATGAGAACGTAAAGATGAAAGGGAAGATGGTGTTTATACCTGATTCGCTTTACTTCTTTAACCAATATACAACAGACCAGCTGGCGAAATTCTACCAAGACTTGTACCCAAACTGGAATCAACAACGTTATGAGAAGCTTGCAGAAATGTTAAAGCTTGATACGAACAAGAAGGTAAGTCGATTCTCGAAAGGAATGCAACGACAGGTCGGATTTTGGCTAGCCTTATCCGCCATGCCGGATATCTTAATTCTTGATGAACCATTTGATGGGCTTGACCCGGTTACAAGACGCACAATTAAAAATTTAGTCGTGCAAGATGTGGCAGACCGTGAAATGACCGTCTTAATTTCATCTCACAATCTACGAGAAGTAGAAGACATTTGTGATCATGTCGGGATTCTACATAAAGGCTCCATGCTCCTCCAACGTGACTTGGATGAATTAAAGTCGGATATTCACAAAGTCCAAGTAGCCTTCAAGGGCGGAATGCCTGAAGGGTTGAAGGACAATCTTGATGTGCTGCATGAAGAAACGAGAGGTAGCGTGAAGCTCCTCATTATCCGAGGTGAGGAAGAGGACGTATCAACCGCAATTGAATCGTATCAACCGGTCTTGTATGATTTATTGCCACTCACGCTTGAAGAAATCTTTATCTATGAAATGGGAGGTGTAGGCTATGCCATCGATAACATCCTCGTTTAA
- a CDS encoding TIGR03943 family putative permease subunit, with product MNRLTHGLYRGVLMIGFTLLVFKLIVTGDIGSYIAPRMMPYIYIAFIIMFLLSLVQFTRVDEEDDCGCDHNHGYTRSFSRSIAVYMLFLIPLLVGFLFSDYALGSSLANQKGFKYNLQTNVTNQSSADMYNEVEDIQDELLVIDALDMYPTLYKVLLEQKTISIDEDSFIGTISVLEADPASFVGKEVELSGFVFREEDLTNNELIVGRFGMTCCVADSSIFGLIVEGETLNSFKDDQWVTVKGTIKVKEYNGWTLPSLSVSNITLIDEPDTPYVYENLEVDDFRHLYSN from the coding sequence TTGAATAGATTAACACATGGTTTGTATCGAGGCGTGTTAATGATTGGCTTCACTTTGCTTGTGTTCAAACTAATCGTAACAGGAGACATTGGGAGTTACATTGCTCCTAGAATGATGCCTTACATCTACATTGCTTTCATTATCATGTTTCTGCTCAGTCTTGTACAATTTACAAGAGTTGATGAAGAAGATGATTGCGGATGTGACCACAATCACGGCTACACGAGATCCTTCTCTCGGTCAATCGCTGTGTATATGCTGTTCCTAATTCCTCTGTTAGTAGGATTTCTATTCTCAGATTACGCATTGGGGAGTTCGCTCGCAAATCAGAAAGGATTCAAATATAATCTTCAAACGAACGTAACGAACCAATCATCGGCTGACATGTATAACGAAGTAGAAGACATCCAAGACGAGCTCCTTGTTATTGATGCGTTGGATATGTATCCGACGTTGTACAAGGTTCTATTAGAACAAAAGACCATTTCAATAGATGAAGATTCGTTCATAGGAACCATATCCGTACTTGAAGCTGACCCCGCTTCCTTTGTAGGGAAAGAGGTCGAGCTTTCCGGCTTTGTATTCAGAGAGGAAGATCTTACTAACAATGAGTTAATCGTAGGTCGATTTGGCATGACCTGCTGTGTGGCAGACTCCAGTATATTTGGGTTAATCGTCGAAGGGGAAACGTTGAATAGCTTTAAAGATGACCAATGGGTAACGGTGAAAGGGACAATTAAAGTGAAAGAATACAATGGGTGGACGTTACCTTCACTCTCTGTATCGAACATCACCCTCATTGATGAGCCCGATACCCCTTATGTCTACGAGAATTTAGAGGTAGATGACTTTCGCCACCTCTATTCAAATTGA
- a CDS encoding DUF6449 domain-containing protein: protein MPSITSSFKKELWKQNLRSVGWIGALYLIALIFILPLTIFMTLQDSSAYFDYYSDGLFSGPLVLQYPLIVGVPVVLAVFLFRYLHVTSASDFIHSLPMSRKSLFHHYLLFGITLLAIPLLITALILLIMSGVMDVSFIFDSGDLAYWFFISLLMTTLFYVVGIFIGMLTGISLIQGILTFILLVFPFGITVLVALNLDIYLVGFSVDYLLTERYTYLSPVTDLANVTLRREGYIWHVAIYAILIFVFYGASYVAYKVRKLEEASNSIAFPILRQVFKYGVTACFTLLGGFYFGAIMGYDVGWAIIGYVIGAIIGYILAEITLQKTWRIRPHVKGFVFFVVVASGVLYVSFQDGFGYADRVPEFEEVEEVYFGDYLHYYYEYLSLEGENELNSREHSHYYSEGSGMFQSKESIEQITNLHKAIVNNKDALQTYDQQARTVSIVYELKDGSKMVRKYERVAFQPLHQSFRPIYESNAFLEKEFPILTKSADEFDRLNLQSYLTDKRVNIVEESQLQQGLDALKKDIQSLSYEEMLSLTDSGLNMEFLISEPDSNEPEYIQMTYYEEYEEFTKWMKENGNYDSIKVTVDDVREVEIGYLQEGFRETQVNDFMNGNYQSIEGLEQSTVTDQEAIEWLMEHQQTARSEFSEPTMMMQFSYKGQNERSYSLSREDAETFRETFNQ from the coding sequence ATGCCATCGATAACATCCTCGTTTAAGAAAGAACTGTGGAAGCAGAACTTGCGTAGCGTCGGTTGGATAGGGGCACTCTATTTAATCGCCTTAATCTTTATCCTTCCATTGACCATATTTATGACGTTACAAGACTCAAGTGCTTATTTCGACTATTACAGTGACGGACTCTTCAGCGGCCCACTTGTCCTTCAATACCCGTTGATTGTCGGAGTGCCGGTGGTATTGGCTGTATTCTTATTTCGTTATTTACATGTAACGAGTGCTAGTGACTTTATCCACAGCTTGCCGATGAGCAGGAAGAGTCTCTTTCATCATTACCTGCTATTTGGTATAACACTATTAGCCATTCCGCTATTGATTACAGCACTCATTCTTCTGATTATGTCCGGAGTAATGGATGTAAGCTTTATCTTTGATAGTGGAGATTTAGCCTATTGGTTTTTCATCTCACTCCTTATGACAACGCTGTTCTATGTTGTGGGAATCTTTATTGGGATGCTGACAGGGATTTCCTTGATTCAGGGAATTTTAACGTTTATCTTATTGGTCTTCCCATTTGGAATTACAGTACTTGTCGCATTAAATCTTGACATCTATCTAGTAGGATTCTCTGTCGACTATTTACTAACTGAACGGTATACGTATCTCTCTCCAGTTACGGATCTTGCCAATGTCACATTAAGACGAGAAGGATACATCTGGCACGTGGCCATTTATGCCATCTTAATCTTCGTATTTTATGGAGCTAGTTATGTGGCTTATAAAGTTCGGAAACTAGAGGAAGCATCGAATTCCATTGCCTTCCCAATCTTACGCCAAGTCTTCAAATACGGAGTAACCGCTTGCTTTACGCTACTAGGTGGCTTTTACTTTGGAGCGATCATGGGCTATGACGTAGGCTGGGCAATTATAGGCTATGTGATTGGAGCAATCATAGGTTACATTCTTGCTGAAATTACGCTGCAGAAGACATGGCGTATACGCCCTCATGTGAAAGGATTTGTCTTCTTCGTCGTTGTAGCAAGTGGGGTTCTATATGTGAGTTTTCAAGACGGGTTTGGTTATGCTGATCGTGTTCCAGAATTTGAAGAGGTTGAAGAAGTGTACTTTGGTGACTATCTCCATTACTACTACGAATACCTAAGCCTAGAGGGTGAGAACGAGCTCAATTCTAGAGAACATAGTCATTATTACTCAGAAGGCTCTGGGATGTTCCAAAGTAAGGAATCCATCGAACAAATTACGAATCTTCATAAAGCGATTGTAAACAATAAAGATGCTCTTCAGACCTACGACCAACAAGCTAGAACAGTTTCTATTGTTTATGAATTAAAGGATGGAAGTAAGATGGTTCGGAAATACGAACGAGTGGCCTTCCAGCCGCTTCATCAATCCTTCCGACCAATCTATGAGTCAAACGCGTTTCTCGAGAAGGAGTTTCCCATCCTTACGAAGTCGGCCGATGAATTTGACCGACTAAACCTCCAATCCTACTTAACGGATAAGCGTGTAAATATCGTAGAGGAATCACAACTTCAACAAGGATTGGATGCGTTGAAGAAAGACATTCAATCACTGTCATATGAGGAGATGCTTTCCCTCACAGACTCTGGATTGAACATGGAATTTCTGATTAGTGAGCCTGACAGCAATGAACCAGAGTATATTCAAATGACGTACTATGAAGAATACGAAGAATTCACAAAGTGGATGAAAGAAAATGGAAATTATGACTCCATCAAAGTGACGGTAGACGATGTACGAGAAGTAGAGATTGGCTATCTTCAGGAAGGGTTCCGAGAAACACAAGTAAACGACTTCATGAATGGAAACTACCAATCTATAGAAGGGTTGGAGCAGTCTACTGTGACTGATCAAGAGGCCATTGAGTGGCTCATGGAACATCAACAGACTGCTCGCAGTGAGTTCTCAGAGCCCACTATGATGATGCAATTCTCATATAAGGGACAAAATGAACGGAGTTACAGTCTCTCACGTGAAGATGCCGAAACATTCAGAGAGACATTTAACCAATAA
- a CDS encoding permease — MKTIIQAVTYTSGYVLLIGLFFLFIASEWIVVEFLITIPDVWKNILTLMLSIFLEAIPFVLIGVFVSALIQTFVKEHHLNRYIPHHPLVALAPAIVIGAIFPVCECAIVPIVRRLIQKGMPLHVGMVIMVSAPVLNPIVYLSTFHAFRSTPFMALDRMILAFVGALIIGLLIYILIGNRNQLKDNLPHHHAHVHKGNRVRQTLNHAVDEFFDMGKFLIFGALLASTVQVLVSREDLIQFAGGTWTGPLSMMGVSYLLSLCSEADAFVASSFGGVATSSSLLAFLVYGPMIDLKNTLLMLASFRARFVFQFILIVTLVIYIVTMFYSGFQQGGI; from the coding sequence TTGAAAACAATTATACAGGCTGTAACGTATACAAGCGGCTACGTCTTACTGATAGGGTTATTCTTCTTATTCATTGCAAGTGAATGGATTGTAGTTGAGTTTCTCATTACAATTCCAGATGTATGGAAGAATATACTTACCTTAATGCTAAGCATATTTCTAGAAGCGATACCTTTCGTGCTCATCGGTGTATTTGTATCTGCACTCATTCAAACCTTTGTGAAAGAACACCACTTAAATCGCTATATCCCTCACCATCCACTAGTTGCTTTGGCCCCTGCGATTGTTATTGGTGCCATATTCCCTGTCTGCGAATGTGCCATCGTCCCCATAGTAAGAAGATTGATTCAGAAAGGAATGCCCTTACATGTTGGAATGGTCATCATGGTATCCGCTCCGGTGCTAAATCCTATCGTCTACCTCTCTACGTTTCATGCATTTAGATCCACACCATTCATGGCACTAGACAGAATGATACTCGCATTCGTAGGAGCGCTCATCATTGGTTTGCTCATTTATATCCTTATCGGTAATCGAAATCAATTGAAAGACAATCTCCCCCACCACCACGCCCACGTTCATAAAGGAAATCGAGTACGCCAAACCTTAAATCATGCGGTAGATGAGTTTTTTGACATGGGGAAATTCCTCATTTTCGGTGCACTCCTAGCAAGTACGGTGCAAGTCTTGGTTTCAAGAGAAGATTTGATCCAGTTTGCTGGTGGAACTTGGACAGGCCCTCTGTCGATGATGGGCGTTTCTTACTTACTATCATTGTGTTCAGAAGCAGACGCATTTGTCGCTTCCTCGTTCGGCGGAGTGGCTACCTCCTCTTCGTTGCTTGCATTTTTAGTCTACGGTCCTATGATTGATTTAAAGAACACTCTGTTAATGCTAGCTTCGTTCCGCGCTCGCTTTGTGTTTCAATTTATCCTTATCGTAACACTTGTTATCTATATTGTAACAATGTTCTATAGTGGATTTCAGCAAGGAGGGATCTAA
- a CDS encoding metal ABC transporter solute-binding protein, Zn/Mn family → MIKRMSTLFGFMLLLLVLVACSGAEETSSNDEASGDSSNEDKLKIYTTIYPLLYFTEQIGGETVDVESILPPGSDAHTYEPTSKEMVELAGADLFMMNGAELEPYASSMADALKKEEVEILEASKDIELIAHNHHSEHEEGNDHSEEHDHGEESVHTEDHEHEEGHDEESHHDSNHNDEESSHEGHHHGDEDPHIWLDPVRAKEMAANVKEQLVSLNPEDSSVYEQNYESLVNRLDELNQMYEDKLQNLSDKKFIVSHAAYGYWENAYGVEQIPVSGLSPSEVPSQKSLERVIEEAKANNLEYIYFEQNVTDRVANVIKDELDAKPIDLHNLSVLTTEDIEQDEDYFTIMERNLEHLLKEFE, encoded by the coding sequence ATGATAAAACGGATGTCAACACTGTTTGGATTCATGCTACTCTTACTTGTATTGGTAGCGTGTAGTGGGGCTGAGGAAACGTCTAGTAATGACGAAGCATCAGGAGATTCTTCCAATGAGGATAAACTGAAAATTTACACCACTATTTACCCGTTACTGTATTTTACCGAGCAAATTGGTGGTGAAACAGTAGACGTGGAGTCGATCCTCCCACCGGGATCTGATGCACACACATATGAGCCTACTAGTAAAGAGATGGTAGAGCTAGCAGGGGCAGATTTATTTATGATGAATGGAGCTGAGCTTGAACCTTATGCATCTTCTATGGCTGATGCTTTAAAGAAAGAAGAAGTAGAAATTCTCGAGGCTTCTAAGGATATTGAACTTATCGCACATAACCATCATTCAGAGCATGAAGAAGGAAATGACCATTCAGAAGAACACGACCACGGAGAAGAGAGCGTCCACACTGAAGACCATGAACATGAAGAAGGCCATGATGAAGAATCCCACCATGATTCAAATCACAATGACGAAGAATCCTCGCATGAAGGGCACCACCATGGAGATGAGGACCCGCATATTTGGTTAGATCCCGTACGTGCGAAGGAAATGGCAGCTAATGTTAAGGAACAGTTAGTATCTTTAAATCCTGAAGACTCATCAGTATACGAGCAGAATTACGAGTCACTCGTCAATCGATTAGATGAATTAAATCAAATGTATGAAGATAAGTTGCAGAATCTATCTGATAAGAAGTTCATCGTCTCTCATGCTGCATATGGATATTGGGAGAATGCATATGGAGTCGAGCAAATACCAGTATCTGGACTATCACCATCTGAAGTACCTTCCCAGAAGAGCCTGGAGAGAGTAATTGAAGAAGCGAAAGCAAACAACCTCGAGTACATCTATTTCGAACAGAACGTGACAGACCGTGTTGCAAATGTCATCAAGGATGAACTAGATGCTAAACCGATTGATCTTCACAATCTTTCTGTACTCACAACAGAGGACATTGAACAAGATGAAGATTATTTCACCATTATGGAACGTAATTTAGAACATTTATTGAAGGAATTCGAATAA
- a CDS encoding Fur family transcriptional regulator → MNMDQALKLLKENGYKLTKQREYLLEILNHNRSYLSFNDIWKQFSKDFPKASYDTVYRNLYSLEDLGVVEVNRMEGEKRFRFHCDIEGHHHHFICRTCGVILPLTNCPIDSYRSELAGHVVEDHVFEIYGRCASCAV, encoded by the coding sequence ATGAATATGGACCAAGCTCTTAAATTATTAAAGGAAAACGGTTATAAATTAACGAAGCAAAGAGAGTATTTACTAGAGATACTAAACCACAACCGCTCTTATCTATCATTTAATGATATTTGGAAGCAATTCTCTAAAGACTTTCCTAAAGCAAGTTATGACACGGTGTACCGTAATCTCTATTCGTTAGAAGATTTAGGGGTAGTAGAAGTGAATCGGATGGAAGGTGAGAAGAGGTTTCGCTTTCATTGTGATATTGAAGGACATCATCACCATTTTATTTGCCGTACGTGCGGTGTTATCCTTCCGCTTACAAACTGTCCTATTGACTCCTATCGCAGCGAATTGGCGGGGCACGTTGTCGAGGATCACGTTTTTGAAATCTACGGAAGGTGCGCTAGTTGCGCAGTTTAA
- the pruA gene encoding L-glutamate gamma-semialdehyde dehydrogenase yields the protein MVTSYRHEPFTDFTIQSNKEAFEAALRLVKGELGKDYDLLIDGERISTEDKIESVNPALTKEVVGRVSKATKETANEAVESASKALNDWKKWSPEARAGVLFRAAALVRRRKHEFSAWLAYEVGKPWKEADADTAEAIDFMEYYARQMIELGKGKHVESRPGENNQYVYVPTGVALVIPPWNLAFAIMAGTTVAPLVTGNTVVMKPSPKSPVIAAKFVEVLEEAGLPKGVLQFVPGDDEEIGDYLVDHPKTALISFTGSRNVGMRIYERASKVQPGQQHLKRVIAEMGGKDTVVVDDTANLDTAVDAILTSAYGFSGQKCSSGSRVVAHESVYDEVLERVVAKAKELSVGNATEENVYMGPVIDKVAFDKIMGYMEVGKEEGRLMVGGSGDDSKGYFIQPTVFADLDPNSRMQQEEIFGPVVCFTKVKDFDEALDVANNTEYGLTGALISDNREHIERAKVEFHVGNLYFNRNCTGAIVGYQPFGGFNMSGTDSKAGGPDYLALHMQPKSISEMY from the coding sequence ATGGTTACATCCTATCGTCATGAACCGTTTACTGATTTCACAATCCAATCAAACAAAGAAGCATTCGAGGCTGCTCTCAGACTTGTTAAAGGAGAACTAGGCAAGGATTATGACTTGCTTATTGATGGAGAGCGTATTTCAACAGAGGATAAGATTGAATCCGTGAATCCTGCTCTTACGAAAGAAGTTGTAGGCCGGGTCTCCAAAGCAACAAAGGAAACTGCGAATGAGGCAGTTGAGTCCGCATCGAAAGCGCTGAATGATTGGAAGAAATGGTCTCCTGAAGCACGCGCTGGAGTACTATTCCGAGCTGCTGCGCTTGTCAGACGTCGCAAGCACGAGTTCTCTGCATGGCTAGCGTATGAAGTAGGGAAGCCATGGAAAGAAGCGGATGCCGATACAGCAGAAGCTATTGACTTTATGGAATACTATGCGCGCCAGATGATTGAACTAGGTAAGGGTAAACACGTAGAGAGCCGCCCAGGTGAAAACAACCAATATGTCTATGTTCCAACAGGTGTAGCTCTAGTCATTCCGCCGTGGAACTTAGCGTTCGCTATTATGGCAGGAACAACGGTCGCACCGCTTGTAACTGGAAATACAGTCGTCATGAAGCCATCACCGAAGAGTCCTGTTATTGCAGCGAAATTCGTAGAGGTATTGGAGGAAGCAGGTCTTCCGAAAGGCGTCCTACAATTTGTACCTGGTGATGACGAGGAAATTGGTGACTACCTAGTGGATCATCCAAAGACCGCACTTATTTCATTTACAGGCTCACGTAATGTCGGCATGCGCATTTACGAACGCGCATCGAAAGTTCAACCTGGCCAACAGCACTTGAAGCGTGTCATTGCTGAAATGGGTGGGAAAGACACGGTTGTTGTAGATGATACAGCAAACCTTGATACTGCTGTAGATGCCATTCTCACATCTGCTTATGGATTCTCTGGTCAGAAATGTTCCTCCGGCTCGCGTGTCGTAGCTCACGAATCGGTATACGATGAAGTGCTTGAACGTGTAGTTGCGAAAGCGAAGGAACTGTCTGTTGGGAATGCAACAGAAGAGAACGTCTATATGGGACCTGTCATTGACAAGGTTGCCTTTGATAAGATTATGGGCTATATGGAAGTTGGGAAGGAAGAAGGACGGCTTATGGTTGGTGGTTCTGGAGATGATTCGAAAGGGTACTTCATACAACCAACGGTATTCGCTGACTTAGATCCAAATTCCCGTATGCAACAGGAGGAAATCTTCGGACCAGTTGTCTGCTTCACGAAAGTCAAGGACTTTGATGAAGCATTAGACGTTGCGAACAACACAGAGTATGGCTTGACAGGTGCCTTAATCTCAGACAATCGCGAGCATATTGAACGTGCGAAAGTAGAGTTCCATGTCGGGAACCTTTACTTTAACCGCAACTGTACAGGTGCCATCGTAGGCTACCAACCGTTCGGCGGATTCAACATGTCCGGTACCGATTCAAAAGCAGGCGGTCCTGATTACCTCGCACTTCATATGCAACCTAAATCAATCTCTGAAATGTATTAA
- the yiaA gene encoding inner membrane protein YiaA, which produces MAEQSDVTLDRDNSEEPKIKTERREGEPTGAFKGASWTALLIGVLAYLIGLFNATMQLNEKGYYFAVLVFGLYAAVSLQKVVRDKEEGYPVTTIYYGISWFAIVIAILLMAIGLYNAGSIILSEKGFYAMAFTLSLFSAITVQKNVRDTQKARNE; this is translated from the coding sequence GTGGCAGAACAAAGTGATGTAACGTTAGATCGGGACAACTCAGAAGAACCGAAGATAAAGACAGAAAGAAGAGAAGGGGAGCCTACAGGAGCCTTCAAGGGAGCATCGTGGACGGCATTATTAATAGGTGTTCTTGCGTATTTAATTGGCCTATTCAATGCGACCATGCAGTTGAATGAGAAAGGTTACTATTTCGCTGTACTTGTATTTGGACTTTACGCAGCTGTATCCCTTCAGAAGGTTGTACGAGATAAAGAGGAAGGGTACCCAGTCACAACTATCTATTATGGGATTAGCTGGTTTGCAATTGTTATTGCCATCCTGCTTATGGCGATTGGACTGTACAACGCAGGAAGTATCATTCTAAGTGAGAAAGGTTTCTACGCCATGGCCTTCACGTTGAGCCTGTTCTCTGCCATTACGGTCCAGAAGAATGTACGAGATACACAGAAAGCTAGAAATGAATGA
- a CDS encoding GntR family transcriptional regulator, with translation MFELDLRSRKPLYEQLVEKFKEFIFSGIMEPDEKLPSVRTLSQQLTINPNTIQKAYRELEMQGYIYSVKGKGSFVNHTVEQVDTARLQEIRSELKKLLAEALYMGMSPSEMREIIQEIEAEGSEHHD, from the coding sequence ATGTTTGAGCTTGATTTGAGAAGTCGGAAGCCACTTTACGAACAACTCGTCGAGAAATTCAAAGAGTTTATCTTTAGCGGCATAATGGAGCCAGACGAGAAGCTGCCTTCTGTGCGGACATTATCCCAACAGTTAACGATTAATCCGAACACCATTCAGAAAGCCTACAGAGAACTTGAGATGCAAGGCTATATTTATTCAGTGAAGGGAAAGGGAAGTTTCGTGAATCATACAGTGGAGCAAGTTGATACGGCACGGTTGCAAGAGATTCGAAGTGAATTGAAGAAGCTACTAGCGGAAGCGTTGTATATGGGAATGTCTCCATCTGAAATGCGAGAGATTATTCAAGAGATTGAAGCAGAAGGGAGTGAACACCATGATTGA
- a CDS encoding RNA polymerase sigma factor codes for MIDERCKDTIFSELYETYYDKVYASVYPIMRNAHLAEEVTQDSFLKAYKKLHYISDYGKVGAWLKTLAKRTAIDTLRKEQKVVFTEFDESYMHGSSNCVDDYQRQIELHLRVAEVQAEARQLRENLRQVFLLKYKRDLKENEIAEHLKLSQAAVKSRVYRARETVKENLLRQEA; via the coding sequence ATGATCGATGAGCGCTGCAAGGACACAATCTTTAGTGAACTTTATGAAACCTATTATGACAAGGTGTACGCATCGGTTTATCCGATCATGAGGAACGCTCACCTTGCTGAAGAAGTTACGCAGGATTCATTCTTGAAAGCCTATAAGAAACTTCACTATATTAGCGATTATGGGAAAGTAGGAGCTTGGCTGAAGACGCTTGCTAAGCGTACAGCCATAGATACATTAAGAAAAGAACAGAAAGTCGTCTTTACAGAATTTGATGAATCGTATATGCACGGATCGTCTAACTGCGTGGATGACTATCAACGACAAATTGAACTCCATCTACGGGTAGCAGAAGTGCAAGCTGAAGCTCGTCAGCTACGTGAGAATTTACGTCAAGTCTTCCTGTTGAAATACAAACGTGACCTTAAAGAAAACGAGATAGCAGAGCATTTGAAGTTGTCTCAAGCCGCGGTGAAATCCCGGGTCTATCGTGCTCGAGAGACGGTGAAAGAAAACCTTCTTCGACAGGAAGCTTAA